From the genome of Papaver somniferum cultivar HN1 chromosome 2, ASM357369v1, whole genome shotgun sequence, one region includes:
- the LOC113349675 gene encoding protein CutA, chloroplastic-like, whose translation MTLKIRSGTVPSIISSSLCRRLPLVGALCMLSFGLTNLTPSLSSSSFKTPWSGFSRQLSSVKGIHSGSGGMEGNSNTVPSIVVYVTVPTKEAGKKLAESIVTGKLAACVNRVPGVESVYQWEGKIQTDSEELLIIKTRESLLEPLKEHVKANHEYDVPEVIAMPITGGSLQYLEWLKNSTRD comes from the exons ATGACACTGAAAATTAGAAGCGGTACAGTTCCATCCATCATTTCGTCGTCCCTCTGTCGCCGTCTTCCTTTGGTCGGAGCCCTTTGTATGCTTAGTTTTGGTCTTACTAATCTCACTCCATCTCTCTCCTCTTCCTCCTTCAAAACCCCCtg GTCAGGGTTTAGTAGACAATTATCATCAGTCAAAGGGATTCATAGTGGTAGTGGAGGAATGGAAGGGAATTCTAACACCGTACCTAGCATTGTTGTTTATGTTACTGTTCCAACTAAAGAAGCAG GTAAGAAACTTGCAGAGAGTATAGTCACAGGAAAATTAGCAGCATGCGTCAACCGAGTTCCAG GTGTGGAGTCAGTTTATCAGTGGGAGGGAAAG ATTCAGACAGATTCAGAAGAACTACTTATAATTAAGACTAGAGAATCCCTTTTGGAACCTCTTAAAGAGCACGTTAAAGCCAACCATGAATATGA TGTCCCAGAAGTCATTGCCATGCCCATAACAGGTGGTAGTCTCCAGTACTTGGAGTGGCTCAAGAACAGCACAAGGGATTGA
- the LOC113352390 gene encoding uncharacterized protein LOC113352390 produces MRALEKNIFLFKFSSDEVVEAIFKKGPWNIKKYRLNLKKYDPSISVPDQVFTHQEWNVQFKNILIEHHSAQVIDETLIELGPKIKITPDNCRPVAGSMITARVKIDLKKPIHIGGWWNTASSGVTWVRYHWERQPHLLCKKCFTIDHDDDECENTELDLKIRRYTNEEYVNYCHNLARAYRVEITEDLDLLLQRVCEVSQGKLEEKEMAEKQEEERRTKRERSEYTEETSRTNATLSPVLQSHAIHKNIAGLNTGSTDRLEHFDGMEHNLTEEGELPTREYSHERNEATVILVLAWNVQGLAKRFTKDQVFVLVKKHSPDFLFLSETKIDSDKMISLSIYLSYYNYVHIDRVELDGGLILMWMDGIHCEVQDVSKNIMHVITKIDPSKPYVLITFMYGSTYFDKKKEQWEFLLRISENIRQPWTILGDLNFHMHNISEAVNHTIEDRYVKDKVDICGLMNIGYSGKHYTWTSNSFGTGSRKSRIDMALGNNYWCNFFPHAKLMHLVQAGSDHCFQLIAKQHNTRKRLSQWNKIEFGDIDGNINLLQAQLETAQNNLLPDTQHENIVILTKKLDECDDIANLFVSHFEKVSKTSKPSFSDTTIDIIPTVITANDNSQLNRIPSSDEIFETIKHMNDWGSPGPDGFQSGFYKYNWDIVGKDVTNAIQNFFETGFMPTEFNKTYLSLIPKTDNATKPMDFGPIGLRNTIYKVISKIMADRVKPHLNILISPYQAAFVPGRDIHDNIIIAHEMIHSMKLKEGHSGTMALKLDLSKVFDRIEWPFLLGVLKSFGFDEKFCGYVNQCISTTHIYVLLNESPTHGFNPSRGLRQGDPLSPYLFILCVELLSRLFLNAETNHQISGVKAARNAPGITHLMFADDILIFAQADLHNITSILNTLDYFGSVSGQMLNISKSSVYFSHNRSPNTKQILAEELNMTEMKLT; encoded by the exons ATGCGTGCTCTAGAGAAGAATATTTTTCTCTTTAAGTTTTCCtcagatgaagttgttgaagctaTTTTCAAGAAGGGTCCTTGGAACATCAAGAAATATCGCCTAAACCTCAAGAAGTATGATCCATCCATTTCTGTTCCGGATCAAGTCTTTACCCACCAAGAATGGAATGTTCAGTTCAAAAACATTCTCATTGAACACCACTCAGCTCAGGTTATTGATGAAACTCTAATCGAACTAGGTCCAAAGATTAAAATTACACCAGATAATTGCAGACCCGTTGCTGGCTCAATGATAACTGCGAGAGTCAAAATAGATCTTAAAAAACCTATACACATAGGGGGTTGGTGGAACACAGCTTCTAGTGGAGTTACATGGGTTCGGTACCATTGGGAGAGACAACCTCATCTTCTTTGCAAGAAGTGTTTCACTATTgaccatgatgatgatgaatgtgAAAACACTGAATTAGACTTAAAGATTAGAAGGTACACAAATGAAGAATATGTCAATTATTGTCATAATCTTGCAAGAGCTTACAGGGTTGAGATTACTGAAGATTTAGATTTATTGTTGCAAAGAGTATGCGAAGTAAGTCAGGGGAAGCTTGAAGAGAAAGAAATGGCTGAGAAACAAGAGGAAGAAAGGAGAACTAAGAGGGAAAGGAGTGAATATACAGAAGAGACCTCAAGGACAAATGCAACTCTAAGTCCTGTATTGCAGTCTCATGCTATTCACAAAAACATTGCTGGTCTTAATACTGGATCTACTGATAGATTGGAACATTTTGATGGGATGGAGCATAATTTGACTGAAGAAGGAGAACTACCTACAAGAGAGTACTCCCATGAAAGAAATGAGGCTACTGTAATTCTG GTCCTAGCTTGGAATGTTCAAGGTCTAGCAAAAAGATTCACCAAAGATCAAGTTTTTGTTCTGGTTAAGAAACACTCACCTGATTTCTTGTTTCTCTCTGAAACAAAAATAGATAGTGATAAAATGATTTCTTTGTCCATTTACCTAAGTTACTACAATTATGTCCATATTGATAGAGTAGAACTAGATGGAGGTCTAATCTTAATGTGGATGGATGGAATCCATTGTGAAGTGCAAGATGTCTCAAAAAATATAATGCATGTGATCACTAAAATAGATCCTAGTAAGCCATATGTTCTTATTACTTTTATGTATGGGTCAACCTATTTTGATAAGAAGAAAGAACAATGGGAATTTCTTCTAAGAATTAGTGAAAATATTAGACAACCTTGGACAATATTAGGTGATTTGAATTTCCATATGCATAATATATCTGAAGCTGTTAACCATACTATTGAAGATAGGTATGTCAAAGATAAGGTTGATATTTGTGGCTTGATGAATATAGGTTACAGTGGTAAACATTACACTTGGACCAGTAACAGTTTTGGAACTGGCAGTAGAAAATCTAGGATAGATATGGCTTTAGGAAACAACTATTGGTGCAATTTTTTTCCACATGCTAAACTTATGCATTTAGTTCAAGCTGGGTCTGACCATT GTTTTCAACTGATTGCTAAACAacataatacaagaaaaagactTTCTCAATGGAATAAAATTGAGTTTGGAGATATTGATGGGAACATAAATCTCTTACAAGCTCAACTTGAGACTGCTCAAAATAACTTACTGCCTGATACTCAACATGAAAACATTGTTATCCTCACTAAGAAATTAGATGAATG TGATGATATTGCTAATTTGTTTGTTAGCCATTTTGAGAAAGTAAGTAAAACTTCCAAGCCTAGTTTTTCTGATACCACTATTGATATTATACCCACTGTTATTACTGCCAATGATAACTCTCAGCTCAATAGAATACCTTCTTCTGATGAAATTTTTGAAACCATCAAACATATGAATGATTGGGGTTCACCTGGCCCTGATGGCTTTCAATCTGGTTTCTACAAATATAACTGGGACATTGTTGGGAAAGATGTTACTAATGCTATCCAAAATTTTTTTGAAACAGGTTTCATGCCAACTGAGTTCAACAAAACTTATCTTAGCTTGATTCCTAAGACTGATAATGCTACTAAACCTATGGATTTCGGACCTATAGGTTTGCGTAACACTATTTATAAGGTTATCTCTAAGATTATGGCTGATAGAGTCAAACCTCACCTAAATATTTTGATCTCTCCTTATCAAGCAGCTTTTGTTCCAGGTAGAGATATTCATGACAACATTATTATAGCTCATGAAATGATTCACTCCATGAAACTTAAAGAAGGTCACAGTGGTACTATGGCTTTAAAACTTGATCTTTCTAAAGTCTTTGATAGAATTGAATGGCCTTTCTTATTAggagttcttaaaagttttggctttgatgagaaattctgTGGTTATGTTAATCAATGTATTTCTACAACTCATATATATGTTCTCCTTAATGAGTCCCCAACTCATGGTTTTAATCCATCTAGAGGACttagacaaggtgatcctttatcacCTTATCTTTTCATCCTATGCGTGGAATTATTATCTAGGTTGTTTTTAAATGCTGAAACTAATCATCAAATTTCAGGAGTCAAAGCAGCTAGGAATGCTCCAGGTATTACCCATCTAATGTTTGCAGATGATATCCTTATTTTTGCTCAAGCTGATTTACATAATATTACTAGTATTCTGAACACTCTTGACTATTTTGGTAGTGTGTCCGgtcaaatgctcaacataagtaaatccAGTGTCTATTTTAGTCATAATCGGAGCCCCAACACAAAACAAATTCTAGCTGAGGAACTCAATATGACTGAAATGAAACTTACTTAG
- the LOC113349674 gene encoding pathogenesis-related protein 5-like — translation MAPYSHLNGVHSKLLLMTILVTFTSGVKRSEAARIFTIINDCKETVWPAITPGEMFGGGGFLLKPGQSAVFTAPVGWSGRIWGRTGCNFDKAGNGTCQTGNCGTALKCVASGETPATLAEFTLASLDFYDVSLVDGFNLPLVVTPINGRGNCSIAGCDGDLRPNCPKELAVKSGNNVVGCRSACDVFQSDQYCCKGNYGNSMTCQPTYYSKKFKEACPAAYSYAYDDPSSIFTCSGTDYILTFCSSRKQTVCTYHNNKLLCSGSNGLKPLIKKWWAMIFIFSSISSLFMF, via the exons ATGGCTCCTTACTCCCACCTTAATGGTGTGCATTCAAAATTGTTGCTGATGACAATATTAGTTACTTTCACATCAG GAGTCAAACGATCCGAAGCTGCACGGATTTTCACCATTATAAATGATTGCAAAGAGACAGTTTGGCCTGCAATTACCCCAGGAGAAATGTTTGGTGGAGGCGGTTTCCTATTAAAACCAGGCCAATCTGCTGTTTTTACAGCCCCGGTAGGCTGGTCAGGCCGAATATGGGGTCGAACTGGTTGCAACTTTGATAAAGCTGGCAATGGCACTTGCCAAACCGGGAACTGCGGTACAGCCCTTAAATGTGTAGCGTCGGGGGAGACCCCAGCTACACTTGCAGAATTTACCCTTGCTTCGCTTGATTTTTACGACGTTAGCCTGGTAGACGGGTTCAATTTACCATTAGTTGTAACACCTATTAATGGTAGAGGAAATTGTAGCATTGCCGGATGCGATGGTGATCTAAGGCCAAATTGCCCGAAAGAACTTGCAGTCAAATCCGGAAATAATGTTGTTGGTTGCCGGAGTGCATGCGACGTGTTTCAATCGGATCAGTATTGTTGTAAGGGTAACTATGGTAATTCCATGACTTGCCAACCTACATATTACTCAAAGAAGTTCAAGGAAGCTTGTCCAGCTGCTTACAGCTACGCTTATGATGATCCAAGCAGTATCTTTACCTGTTCTGGAACTGATTACATCCTGACATTCTGCTCTTCAAG gAAACAAACTGTGTGTACATATCATAATAATAAGCTCCTCTGCAGTGGATCAAACGGCTTAAAACCACTCATTAAGAAATGGTGGGCTATGATATTCATATTTTCATCAATAAGTTCATTGTTTATGTTTTGA